The Micromonospora sp. M71_S20 genome has a window encoding:
- a CDS encoding ATP-binding protein, with amino-acid sequence MTANGAPSGTSPQTPAGINIVSSRLRSTNIERDVRDEHLGPVHIGIRAQDMLERVTAALEDQANTRAWSLTGPYGSGKSTLALVVVSLLGRAGNRRTEAEEALAETSPILARRLARARDRTAPNGFITCVATARREPLLDSITRALLDGAARAWPDNHMPTPVQEALVPLKAPDFSNRELVSAVKALCEQAPVMLVIDEFGKSLEHLASHGEFSDAGSDVFLLQELAELGAGSRGVPLYLLTLQHLSFADYASRASTLQSREWAKVQGRFEDILMTIHLGDTVELIRRTLDHDGVSPKGRKLIAQHAAASAQAWTERGLQGILAASHDTFTHVYPLHPLTTVVAPLLAAQIGQHDRSMTGFIANDEPHTVRRFLQSYASNRPSSASTVRIADAFDYFFTAGRTTILASANASRWMEIDNRIAEANGLPEQDQVILKTIGMLNLVDASGALRASMDTVLFALSDPITLNDPTARQLLADQVTSLVDRGFLVYRQFSDEYRVWRGSDVDLTSHIEQLINACDDHAAVKVISAYLPTAVVAGKHSQRTGMLRHFVTKATDAGSPELIGSSAADAEDGLLLFHFGDEYTIPTVRTDRPVIAGVTAHAEKVLSTARYLHALHELPANVELDAVASTEVSERIAQASAELATRVAEAFLPSQLAPTWYLLPARAGAAVFTADAETIKGRSLAELVSKACESVFPHAPHIRNEMLGRHKLTSQAAKARRELIIAMITAPTHQYLGIEGYGPERAMYSGVLEYLQLHRPTDQRTDDDTELLPFGFHEPEPGNSLYPAWTAMQQQMRAATEQPLRLDAVYELLEAPPFGIRPGVIPVIVLTALIIGSQELALFEEGTYQTRLTAALAERMIKSPERFAVKAMGVQAGPRKTAVTEIAQVIGARMPAAPPINVRNVAPLTLTRELLDRARSLSAYADHTQQLPKQARAVRQALKTAREPDTLLFTDLPSALDLEPIPANGEIDEQVARRYAESLSKALTELGRADERLRTQVVKAIAEAFHMPTNLGKLRQRLAVYTRHLADVNLVEAKLRGVITLAQETTLSDDEWLDPFVVRIVGRGLSDWRDGDISTFTNEVRAAARTIERLANLHQPTTAEPTDATFVSQAITVTQADGHELHTVVHLSNDERASAQALLPEVIALARRKISENGERALLALLAESVIVERDAGSDDAPSTRKKSTR; translated from the coding sequence ATGACCGCCAATGGTGCACCGTCGGGCACCAGCCCACAGACGCCGGCCGGGATCAACATCGTCAGCAGCCGACTGCGGTCGACGAACATCGAACGCGACGTCCGCGACGAGCATCTCGGCCCGGTGCACATCGGCATCCGGGCACAGGACATGCTGGAACGAGTCACCGCCGCCCTGGAGGACCAAGCAAATACCCGCGCCTGGTCCCTGACGGGGCCCTACGGCTCAGGCAAGTCGACACTGGCTCTGGTCGTCGTGTCGCTGCTCGGCCGTGCGGGGAACCGCCGGACGGAGGCCGAAGAGGCACTCGCCGAGACGAGTCCGATCCTGGCCCGCCGGTTGGCAAGAGCTCGTGACCGCACCGCGCCCAACGGATTCATCACCTGCGTCGCCACGGCACGACGAGAACCTCTGCTCGACAGCATCACGCGAGCGCTGCTCGATGGCGCCGCCCGCGCCTGGCCTGACAACCACATGCCCACACCCGTGCAGGAAGCGCTCGTGCCCCTCAAGGCTCCGGATTTCAGCAATCGGGAGCTCGTGTCCGCCGTAAAGGCTCTCTGCGAGCAGGCACCGGTCATGCTGGTCATTGACGAGTTCGGCAAGTCGCTAGAGCACCTCGCCTCCCATGGTGAGTTCAGCGATGCCGGTAGTGACGTGTTCCTGTTGCAGGAACTCGCTGAGCTCGGTGCAGGCTCCCGCGGCGTGCCGCTCTACCTCCTTACGCTGCAGCACCTGTCTTTCGCCGACTACGCCTCCCGCGCGAGCACGCTGCAGAGCCGGGAGTGGGCAAAGGTTCAGGGCCGGTTCGAGGACATCCTCATGACGATCCACCTCGGCGACACCGTCGAGCTGATCCGCCGAACCCTCGACCACGACGGCGTGTCGCCCAAGGGACGCAAGCTCATAGCCCAGCATGCCGCCGCGTCCGCTCAGGCCTGGACCGAACGCGGTCTCCAAGGCATCCTCGCCGCAAGCCACGACACGTTCACCCACGTGTACCCCCTACACCCGTTGACAACGGTGGTCGCGCCGCTGCTCGCCGCGCAGATCGGGCAGCACGATCGCAGCATGACCGGGTTCATCGCGAACGACGAACCCCACACGGTGCGACGCTTCCTGCAGAGCTATGCCTCGAATCGCCCCTCCTCCGCGTCCACCGTCCGCATCGCCGACGCCTTCGACTACTTCTTCACCGCCGGCCGCACCACCATCTTGGCCTCGGCCAATGCGAGCCGGTGGATGGAGATTGACAACCGCATCGCCGAGGCCAATGGCCTTCCTGAGCAAGACCAGGTCATCCTCAAGACCATCGGCATGCTCAACCTCGTCGACGCCTCTGGCGCCCTGCGCGCCAGCATGGACACTGTCTTGTTCGCCTTGAGCGACCCCATCACGCTCAACGACCCGACGGCCAGACAACTGCTCGCCGACCAAGTCACCAGCCTCGTCGACCGCGGCTTCCTGGTGTACCGACAGTTCAGCGACGAGTACCGGGTTTGGCGGGGCAGTGACGTCGACCTCACCAGTCACATCGAGCAGCTGATCAACGCCTGCGACGACCATGCGGCGGTTAAGGTCATCTCGGCCTACCTGCCGACCGCCGTCGTAGCGGGCAAGCACAGCCAACGCACCGGTATGCTGCGCCACTTCGTCACTAAGGCCACCGACGCAGGCTCGCCCGAGCTCATCGGGTCGTCCGCCGCTGACGCCGAAGACGGACTCCTGCTCTTCCACTTCGGGGACGAATACACCATCCCCACGGTTCGAACCGACCGCCCTGTCATCGCCGGTGTGACCGCCCACGCCGAGAAAGTACTCAGTACCGCCCGCTACCTACACGCTCTCCACGAGCTACCGGCCAACGTCGAACTCGACGCCGTGGCCAGTACCGAGGTCAGCGAACGTATCGCGCAGGCCAGCGCCGAACTGGCCACCCGCGTCGCAGAAGCCTTCCTGCCAAGCCAGCTAGCCCCCACCTGGTACCTGCTGCCGGCCAGGGCCGGGGCCGCCGTCTTCACAGCTGACGCTGAGACCATCAAGGGCCGAAGCCTCGCAGAGCTCGTCTCCAAGGCGTGCGAGAGCGTTTTCCCCCACGCTCCGCACATACGTAACGAGATGTTGGGCCGGCATAAGCTGACCAGCCAAGCAGCCAAGGCACGCCGCGAGCTGATCATCGCCATGATCACCGCACCTACCCATCAGTACCTCGGCATCGAGGGCTACGGGCCGGAACGCGCGATGTACAGCGGAGTCCTGGAATACCTTCAGCTGCACCGCCCCACCGATCAGCGCACCGACGACGACACCGAGCTGCTTCCATTCGGCTTCCACGAACCGGAGCCCGGCAACTCGCTATACCCGGCCTGGACCGCCATGCAGCAACAGATGCGGGCCGCCACCGAACAGCCGCTGCGGCTCGACGCCGTCTACGAACTCCTCGAAGCGCCTCCTTTCGGGATACGGCCAGGCGTCATCCCGGTCATCGTGCTGACCGCGCTCATCATCGGCAGCCAAGAACTCGCCCTCTTCGAGGAAGGCACCTACCAGACACGACTAACCGCTGCCCTCGCCGAACGCATGATCAAGAGCCCGGAGCGGTTCGCGGTCAAAGCCATGGGCGTTCAAGCAGGTCCACGCAAGACCGCAGTAACCGAGATCGCCCAGGTGATCGGTGCACGGATGCCGGCAGCACCACCGATCAACGTCCGCAACGTCGCGCCCCTGACGCTCACGCGTGAGCTGCTCGACCGTGCCCGGAGCCTGTCCGCGTACGCTGATCACACCCAACAACTCCCCAAGCAGGCACGGGCCGTACGTCAAGCGCTCAAGACCGCTCGCGAACCTGACACGCTCCTGTTCACCGACCTGCCGTCCGCCCTCGACCTCGAGCCGATCCCAGCGAACGGTGAGATCGACGAGCAAGTCGCGCGCCGCTACGCCGAGTCGCTGAGCAAGGCGCTTACCGAACTCGGCCGGGCGGACGAACGTCTCCGCACACAAGTTGTCAAGGCCATCGCCGAGGCGTTCCACATGCCCACGAATCTCGGCAAGCTACGTCAGCGCCTTGCGGTCTACACCCGACACCTCGCCGATGTGAACCTGGTCGAGGCGAAACTCCGTGGTGTCATCACTCTCGCTCAAGAGACGACGCTCAGCGATGACGAATGGCTCGACCCGTTCGTCGTCCGGATTGTTGGCCGCGGGCTCTCCGACTGGCGTGACGGTGACATCAGCACCTTCACCAACGAGGTCCGGGCAGCCGCTCGCACTATCGAGCGGCTGGCTAACCTGCACCAGCCCACGACGGCCGAACCGACCGACGCTACTTTCGTCTCCCAGGCGATCACCGTTACCCAGGCCGACGGACACGAGCTCCACACCGTCGTCCACCTCTCCAACGACGAACGTGCCAGCGCGCAGGCCCTGCTGCCTGAGGTGATCGCCCTAGCTCGCAGGAAGATCAGCGAGAACGGCGAGCGGGCACTGCTCGCCCTGCTGGCCGAAAGTGTCATAGTCGAGAGGGACGCTGGCAGCGACGACGCACCATCCACGCGAAAGAAGTCGACCCGATGA
- a CDS encoding phosphoadenosine phosphosulfate reductase family protein has protein sequence MTAPRQRTPGETRHVLGISGGKDSSALAIYMRTKVPQMEYFFCDTGAELPETYDYLNLLEAALGKQIVRLNATRDFDHWLQVYQGTLPSASMRWCTKNLKIKPLEEWLGDSPAISYVAIRADENRLGYVSTKPNIKAIFPFREDGIDRDGVNRILEESGIGLPAYYEWRTRSGCYFCFFQRKHEWVGLADRHPELFERAVEYEDKVNYQATAMRGRQYTWSQGESLRDLLERRDAIEERHAAALARAAAKPRPNLPLIEVLTDALDEENDEAGCAVCHL, from the coding sequence ATGACTGCACCCCGGCAACGTACGCCCGGCGAGACCCGCCATGTCCTCGGCATCTCGGGAGGTAAAGACTCCTCCGCCCTCGCGATCTACATGCGCACCAAGGTGCCGCAGATGGAGTACTTCTTCTGCGACACCGGCGCCGAACTCCCCGAGACGTACGACTACCTCAACCTACTCGAAGCGGCCCTCGGTAAGCAGATCGTCCGCCTGAACGCCACCCGCGACTTCGACCACTGGCTGCAGGTCTACCAGGGCACCCTTCCAAGCGCGTCCATGCGGTGGTGCACCAAGAACCTCAAGATCAAACCGCTGGAGGAATGGTTAGGCGACAGCCCCGCCATCTCGTACGTCGCCATCCGCGCCGACGAGAACCGCCTCGGCTACGTCAGCACCAAGCCCAACATCAAGGCTATATTCCCGTTCCGGGAAGACGGCATCGACCGTGACGGAGTCAACCGGATCTTGGAGGAGTCCGGAATCGGCCTGCCGGCCTACTACGAGTGGCGCACCCGTTCCGGCTGCTACTTCTGCTTCTTCCAGCGCAAACACGAATGGGTTGGCCTCGCCGACCGACACCCTGAGCTGTTCGAACGCGCCGTTGAATACGAGGACAAGGTCAACTACCAAGCCACCGCGATGCGCGGCCGTCAGTACACCTGGTCACAGGGTGAGTCGCTGCGCGACCTTCTCGAGCGGCGCGATGCGATCGAAGAGCGACATGCCGCCGCCCTTGCTCGCGCGGCAGCCAAGCCCCGTCCCAATCTGCCCCTCATCGAGGTGCTCACCGACGCCCTCGACGAGGAAAACGACGAGGCGGGCTGCGCCGTCTGCCACCTCTAA
- a CDS encoding DNA phosphorothioation-associated putative methyltransferase, whose translation MDSAQVIPRHQTAIARQHLSKPIALAMADGVLSANSTLFDYGCGRGGDVARLRAMGYTAHGWDPGHSPNAERHAADVVNLGYVINVIEDPTERAQTLASAWALARQVLVVAARTDWEARTVTGRRHGDGIITKRGTFQKFYSQAELRDWINVQLRTDCIAAAPGVFYVFRQDSDAQTFLASRTRHRPAPTSRPRRRQALYDVHREDMDALAAFISSRGRVPDPEEIAGTASRLLGAFPSLKQAAALLRDVTGSQDWDRDLTRARHQAERDLLVYLALAAFRGRPKASDLPKGVALDVRTLFGSYRAACSQADELLHAIADQKALNNACSRSDIGKLTADALYVHATAIQLLDPLLRVYEGCARTLTGTVTECTIIKFSRIMAKVSYLSYPNFDKAPHPALATSLRADLRKLSVKYTDFRSSTNPPVLHRKEAFVPLDYPGRDKFARLTKQEERAGLLHEPVTIGTQTGWEQRLQEQGYRLAGHRIVRITTAPAPEVFQ comes from the coding sequence ATGGACAGCGCCCAGGTGATTCCCCGCCACCAGACAGCGATCGCCCGTCAGCACCTGTCCAAACCTATCGCGCTGGCAATGGCGGATGGCGTCCTGAGCGCTAACTCCACGCTGTTCGACTATGGCTGCGGACGCGGCGGAGACGTCGCGCGCCTCCGGGCCATGGGCTACACCGCCCACGGCTGGGACCCAGGACACAGCCCCAACGCCGAACGGCATGCAGCGGACGTGGTCAACCTCGGGTACGTCATCAACGTCATCGAAGACCCCACCGAGCGGGCTCAAACGCTGGCATCAGCCTGGGCTTTGGCCCGGCAGGTACTCGTCGTCGCGGCCCGCACCGACTGGGAAGCACGAACCGTCACCGGCCGCCGTCACGGCGACGGGATCATCACCAAGCGCGGCACCTTCCAGAAGTTTTACAGTCAGGCGGAACTACGCGACTGGATCAACGTTCAGCTGCGCACCGACTGCATCGCCGCCGCGCCTGGCGTCTTCTACGTCTTCCGTCAGGACTCTGACGCCCAAACCTTTCTAGCGTCGCGTACTCGGCACCGACCCGCACCCACGAGCCGGCCACGCCGTCGGCAAGCCCTCTACGACGTCCACCGCGAAGACATGGACGCGCTGGCGGCCTTCATCTCCAGTCGTGGCCGAGTCCCCGATCCAGAGGAGATTGCCGGAACAGCAAGTCGGCTTCTGGGCGCCTTCCCTTCGCTGAAACAAGCTGCAGCGCTGTTAAGGGATGTTACCGGCAGCCAAGACTGGGACAGGGACCTTACGCGAGCTCGCCATCAAGCAGAACGAGATCTCCTGGTCTACCTCGCACTCGCCGCGTTCCGAGGCCGACCCAAGGCGTCGGATCTACCCAAGGGCGTAGCGCTCGACGTACGAACGCTATTCGGATCCTACCGAGCTGCCTGCTCCCAGGCGGACGAACTGCTACACGCCATCGCCGATCAAAAGGCATTGAACAATGCATGCAGTCGGTCCGATATCGGAAAGTTAACGGCCGACGCCCTGTATGTGCACGCTACGGCAATTCAGTTGCTTGATCCGCTCCTCCGTGTTTATGAAGGATGCGCCCGGACGCTCACCGGGACAGTGACGGAGTGCACAATCATCAAGTTTTCGCGGATAATGGCCAAGGTATCCTACCTCTCGTATCCAAACTTCGACAAGGCACCACACCCCGCATTGGCAACGTCCTTGAGAGCAGATCTTAGGAAGCTGTCCGTCAAATACACTGACTTCCGCAGCTCAACCAACCCGCCCGTTCTTCATCGCAAAGAAGCGTTCGTCCCCCTTGACTACCCCGGCCGCGACAAGTTCGCCCGGCTGACCAAGCAGGAAGAGCGCGCCGGACTGCTGCACGAGCCCGTGACCATTGGCACTCAAACCGGGTGGGAGCAGCGGCTACAGGAACAGGGCTACCGGCTAGCCGGGCACCGCATCGTCCGCATCACGACGGCGCCCGCTCCTGAGGTATTCCAGTAA
- a CDS encoding DUF262 domain-containing HNH endonuclease family protein, translating to MPSNFTADPSTLRQLILQPGQGFYVPAYQRDFTWGSDEISRLFEDLEQGITRAAQGKTPSTFLGSVILVSDRDSVMPKHVDALPTTVLQVVDGQQRLSTLLTVFVVLSRFVSDDMRWLQQQIDAGSKNPLDIWLLNTLGERRDELLDAIAFKTYSGAGEFNMKPRLIRQVSDVWGNDAIHAIYESDMAWLLMEAARYRIQKQQHAAIPVPSDRLHLDLVLRVTAGHIDDLRMGADEVDCDVLTELQFLSDIGMAKALIGSNSAPVVDPDALDDHRKSAARLLVLASFLLNGVLVIDVKAPDEDYAFALFEPLNTTGQPLTALETLKPLVVRSEGGITNYSTSPSAAAFGRVESYFPPSMRADDRWKLSADMLTAFALADTGRKLPRTLLDQRRYLRLQFQSVAPPNGSVEGARAFADQLADVSAFLFEVWPRNGTSPLMSSGTDLDRLCLEVLRSTNHTVVLALLARYYSEWAACPSSASRSEFMSVLRAVTAFWVLWRTSRATTRGIDDVHRKLMVTGHPATGLPAMARRAGASATLPAATEVRAALKSLLSTRGNISAGADWVAKVTVQPLYQTSKQLAKFILLCAHDDRIEDYSAPGLVRRGVPGSFRALTSEAWDSHYSVEHIAPQNLAQGDTSYDQAIYDQGLTDRLGNLTLMPVDLNELIGNKTWSYKRCIYAVLSKTDPNARLTHMQQQLPGLAPKTKNVLQSASYLPFCEFLDKQAVSPLPHSYVAQRGQRLAELAVERLWPMLA from the coding sequence ATGCCAAGCAACTTTACCGCCGACCCATCGACGCTTCGCCAGCTGATCCTGCAGCCGGGGCAGGGATTCTATGTTCCTGCCTACCAGCGCGACTTCACCTGGGGTTCGGACGAGATCAGTCGGCTGTTCGAGGATCTAGAGCAAGGGATCACAAGGGCCGCGCAGGGGAAGACGCCCTCGACATTCCTGGGCTCGGTGATCCTCGTCAGTGACAGAGACAGCGTGATGCCAAAGCATGTGGATGCGCTTCCGACGACGGTGCTCCAGGTCGTAGACGGCCAGCAGCGGCTTTCGACGCTACTCACCGTGTTCGTGGTTCTATCGAGGTTCGTCTCTGACGACATGCGTTGGCTCCAGCAGCAGATTGACGCCGGGTCTAAGAACCCACTCGACATTTGGTTGCTAAACACGCTGGGCGAGCGGCGCGACGAACTCCTCGACGCAATCGCTTTCAAGACCTACTCAGGCGCCGGCGAGTTCAACATGAAGCCCCGGCTGATTCGCCAAGTGAGTGACGTATGGGGTAATGACGCTATTCATGCTATCTATGAGAGCGACATGGCCTGGCTACTGATGGAGGCGGCGCGCTACCGGATCCAGAAGCAGCAACATGCCGCGATACCGGTGCCCTCTGATCGGCTGCATCTGGACCTGGTGCTCCGGGTGACCGCCGGTCACATCGATGACCTGAGAATGGGTGCGGATGAGGTTGATTGTGATGTCCTTACAGAGCTTCAATTTCTTTCGGACATCGGCATGGCGAAAGCCCTCATCGGGTCCAATTCGGCTCCTGTGGTCGACCCAGACGCGCTAGATGACCATCGGAAATCAGCCGCACGTCTCCTAGTACTTGCGTCGTTCCTCTTAAACGGGGTGCTAGTCATCGACGTCAAGGCACCCGACGAGGATTACGCTTTCGCGCTGTTCGAACCCCTCAACACCACCGGACAGCCCCTGACTGCCTTGGAGACGCTAAAGCCGTTGGTCGTTCGCAGCGAAGGCGGAATCACGAACTACAGCACCTCGCCTTCGGCGGCGGCGTTCGGTCGCGTCGAGTCCTATTTCCCACCCTCCATGCGTGCGGACGACCGATGGAAGTTGTCAGCCGACATGCTCACCGCGTTCGCGCTGGCGGACACGGGGCGAAAACTGCCGCGTACTCTTCTCGATCAACGGCGGTACCTCCGCCTCCAGTTCCAGTCCGTGGCGCCCCCGAATGGAAGCGTCGAAGGGGCCCGGGCTTTCGCGGATCAGCTTGCCGACGTTTCGGCCTTCCTGTTCGAGGTGTGGCCTCGTAACGGCACATCCCCGCTTATGTCATCCGGCACCGACTTGGACCGCTTGTGCTTGGAGGTATTGCGATCGACTAACCATACGGTCGTCCTTGCGCTGCTTGCGCGTTATTACTCGGAGTGGGCCGCTTGCCCGAGTTCCGCTAGCCGAAGTGAGTTCATGAGCGTCTTGCGAGCCGTGACTGCCTTCTGGGTGCTCTGGCGGACGTCGCGGGCGACGACGAGGGGGATCGACGATGTTCACCGCAAGCTAATGGTCACCGGACACCCCGCGACAGGGCTTCCGGCCATGGCGAGGCGCGCTGGTGCTTCGGCGACTCTGCCCGCAGCCACGGAGGTCCGGGCAGCCTTGAAGAGCCTCCTGTCGACGCGGGGGAACATAAGTGCCGGCGCGGACTGGGTCGCAAAGGTTACAGTGCAACCGCTTTACCAGACCAGCAAGCAACTCGCGAAGTTCATCTTGCTGTGCGCCCATGACGACCGGATCGAAGATTATTCGGCGCCCGGCTTGGTTCGGCGCGGCGTTCCCGGGTCCTTCCGAGCTCTGACCTCCGAGGCCTGGGACTCCCACTACTCGGTCGAGCACATCGCACCGCAGAATCTCGCCCAGGGTGACACCTCCTACGACCAGGCAATCTACGACCAGGGCCTCACGGACCGTCTCGGGAACCTCACGCTAATGCCGGTTGACCTCAATGAGCTCATCGGAAACAAGACGTGGTCATACAAAAGATGCATCTACGCAGTCCTATCAAAGACCGATCCAAATGCGCGGCTGACGCACATGCAGCAGCAATTACCGGGGCTCGCGCCGAAAACGAAAAATGTTCTACAGTCGGCCTCGTACCTCCCGTTCTGTGAATTTCTCGACAAGCAGGCAGTGTCGCCCCTGCCCCACTCGTATGTGGCACAGCGAGGACAGCGCCTAGCTGAGCTTGCGGTCGAGCGGTTGTGGCCAATGTTGGCATGA
- a CDS encoding AAA family ATPase, with protein sequence MYISAVYIRFFRSFNFDYLRKAHREFAPDPWDVLEPDGLQYPFVKVPLERDVTTVVGANESGKSQLLSAIKHGLTGKGIQRGDFCRYSQFFAVNRAMAFPDFGLEFKQLDLNDLEMLGKACKVKLDDDTESFSMFRVGGKDPVVYVRQGEDWTKHPIKDKKALEALMPQWFEIDATVALPQSVPIKYLAAAERSLQTSPRKTRLGLVNTILENAQSWFGSAEGVTAATPTLLSTFSSASTQNAEHDKQLALADDLLLKVARIDRTAFQELLNAVEEGKDGFANGIVERINRGLSAALNFPKWWSQDLHFQLLVTLRDQDLVFTIRDRTGTEYSADERSGGLKYFLSYFVQYLAHEPPKSGAREVLLMDEPDAYLSSTGQQDLLRIFEDFADPQEPTRSSCQVVYVTHSPFLIDKNHGERIRVLEKGEGDEGTRVVRNAARNHYEPLRSAFGGFVAETTFISNCNLMLEGMSDQVMLAGMSTRLRRQEAPSTDNLDLNTVTLVPAGSAPHIPYLVYLARGRDVDRPAVIVLLDSDTSGDQAVKSLRKGPNGKPVIDAKFILQLGELPTDALVSTRPGGVVAIEDLIPLPICIAAVKRYASEFLDPLESAKLGTLKPKDVSFEDCSGTHEALERAAKTKLEGFHLDKVGFARSVLDSVREDETLTGAAEVLDANFRVLFRELGRRQRQAMRQMTTEKTSSKIKRIKRSFLLDHPTNASKEQGLLLLEDIEAALDNSVDAEALKSQIRTMRRDFELDEDPTEPISDFGAFRDALEALAYREVNEVQKP encoded by the coding sequence ATGTACATCTCCGCGGTATACATCCGCTTCTTCCGCTCGTTCAACTTCGACTATCTCCGCAAGGCGCACCGCGAATTCGCCCCAGACCCGTGGGATGTGCTGGAGCCGGACGGGCTGCAGTATCCGTTCGTCAAGGTGCCACTCGAGCGGGACGTGACCACCGTGGTGGGCGCGAACGAGTCAGGCAAGAGCCAGTTGCTGTCGGCGATCAAGCACGGGCTGACCGGGAAAGGCATACAGCGGGGCGACTTCTGCCGCTACTCCCAGTTCTTCGCGGTAAACAGGGCCATGGCGTTCCCCGACTTTGGGCTTGAGTTCAAACAGCTGGACCTCAACGATCTCGAGATGCTGGGGAAGGCATGCAAGGTGAAGCTCGACGATGACACCGAGAGCTTCTCCATGTTCCGCGTCGGCGGGAAGGACCCAGTCGTCTACGTCCGGCAGGGCGAGGACTGGACCAAGCATCCCATCAAGGACAAGAAGGCCCTCGAAGCGCTCATGCCGCAGTGGTTCGAGATTGATGCAACAGTCGCGCTGCCGCAGAGCGTGCCGATCAAATACCTGGCGGCGGCCGAGCGATCACTGCAGACGAGTCCTCGTAAGACCCGCTTGGGCTTGGTGAACACAATCCTCGAGAACGCACAGTCGTGGTTCGGCTCGGCCGAGGGCGTCACGGCGGCTACGCCGACGCTCCTGAGCACGTTCTCTAGCGCGAGCACCCAGAACGCCGAGCACGACAAGCAGCTCGCACTCGCGGATGACCTGTTGCTCAAGGTCGCTCGGATCGATCGGACCGCCTTCCAGGAACTCCTCAACGCCGTTGAGGAAGGTAAGGACGGATTCGCGAACGGGATCGTAGAGCGGATTAACCGCGGGCTCTCCGCAGCGCTCAACTTTCCGAAGTGGTGGTCTCAGGACTTGCACTTCCAGCTCTTGGTGACTCTACGCGACCAAGATTTGGTGTTCACCATTCGTGATCGGACCGGCACGGAGTACTCCGCAGACGAACGCAGTGGAGGTCTGAAGTACTTTCTCAGCTACTTCGTGCAGTACCTCGCCCATGAGCCACCCAAGTCGGGCGCTCGCGAGGTGCTGCTTATGGACGAACCGGACGCCTATCTGTCCAGCACCGGCCAGCAAGACCTGCTGCGAATCTTCGAAGACTTCGCCGATCCGCAGGAACCAACGCGATCCTCCTGCCAGGTCGTTTACGTCACACACTCCCCATTCCTAATCGACAAGAACCACGGTGAGCGTATCCGTGTCTTGGAGAAGGGTGAAGGCGACGAGGGCACCCGCGTGGTGCGCAACGCTGCCCGTAATCACTACGAACCGCTGCGCTCGGCGTTCGGCGGGTTCGTGGCCGAGACCACCTTCATCAGCAACTGCAACTTGATGCTGGAGGGCATGTCCGATCAGGTCATGCTGGCCGGGATGTCCACGCGGTTGCGTCGGCAAGAAGCCCCGTCGACCGACAACCTAGACCTGAACACAGTGACGCTTGTGCCCGCCGGGTCTGCGCCGCACATCCCTTACCTGGTGTATCTCGCGAGGGGACGCGACGTTGACCGGCCCGCCGTGATCGTCCTGCTCGACAGCGACACCTCCGGCGATCAAGCGGTGAAGTCGCTGAGGAAGGGCCCGAATGGTAAGCCTGTGATCGACGCGAAGTTCATTCTGCAGTTAGGTGAGCTTCCAACTGATGCTCTGGTCAGCACTCGCCCTGGCGGCGTCGTTGCCATCGAAGACCTCATTCCACTTCCGATCTGCATCGCAGCCGTCAAGCGATACGCGAGCGAGTTCCTCGACCCCTTAGAGTCGGCCAAGCTAGGCACCCTCAAGCCAAAGGACGTGAGCTTCGAGGATTGCTCGGGAACCCACGAGGCGCTCGAGCGCGCAGCCAAGACGAAGCTCGAGGGATTCCATCTGGATAAGGTCGGCTTCGCTCGCAGTGTCCTGGACTCGGTGCGGGAAGATGAGACTCTCACCGGCGCGGCCGAAGTTTTGGACGCCAACTTCCGGGTCCTGTTCCGGGAGCTCGGCCGCAGGCAGCGCCAAGCCATGCGACAGATGACCACGGAGAAGACGAGCTCCAAGATCAAGCGCATTAAGCGGTCATTCCTGCTGGATCACCCCACCAACGCCAGCAAGGAACAGGGCTTGTTGCTTCTCGAGGACATCGAGGCCGCTCTGGACAACTCGGTCGATGCGGAGGCGCTGAAGAGCCAGATTCGGACGATGCGGCGCGACTTCGAGCTCGATGAAGACCCTACCGAGCCAATCAGCGACTTCGGTGCCTTCCGCGACGCGCTCGAGGCGCTGGCGTACCGAGAGGTCAACGAGGTTCAAAAGCCCTAG